The Opitutaceae bacterium genome has a window encoding:
- a CDS encoding DUF167 domain-containing protein encodes METCRLTIRAVPGARRNAVDGPLGEAIKIRLKAPAVDGKANRALLAFLAECLHLRSRDLRLVSGETSRLKIIEVRGIGETAARKSLLEAT; translated from the coding sequence ATGGAAACCTGCCGACTGACCATCCGAGCTGTTCCCGGCGCCCGCCGCAACGCAGTCGATGGTCCCCTCGGTGAAGCGATCAAGATTCGCCTGAAAGCCCCGGCTGTCGACGGAAAAGCCAATCGCGCACTTCTTGCCTTCCTCGCCGAATGTCTTCACCTCCGAAGTCGTGATCTGCGCCTGGTTTCCGGCGAAACCTCCCGCCTCAAGATCATCGAGGTGCGTGGAATCGGAGAAACCGCAGCCAGGAAAAGCCTTCTCGAAGCAACTTGA
- a CDS encoding SET domain-containing protein-lysine N-methyltransferase, translating to MPVKDQTTPPARPRRSRNLWVKRIRSRIHNNGLMAARTIPEGTRIIEYVGERLTKRESAIRAFRRIDRAQRTGAAAVFIFELNARYDIDGSVRWNPARLINHSCNPNCETRIIRGHIWIIALREIQAGEELTYDYGYDLEHWEEHPCRCGEPNCVGHIVRRDQHKKLKKILEKRRRKDST from the coding sequence ATGCCCGTAAAAGATCAAACCACGCCACCCGCACGCCCGCGACGTTCCCGCAACCTCTGGGTCAAACGCATCCGGTCCCGGATTCACAACAACGGGCTGATGGCGGCCCGGACCATCCCCGAGGGCACGCGGATCATCGAATATGTCGGCGAACGCCTCACCAAGCGGGAATCGGCGATCCGGGCCTTCCGGCGCATCGATCGGGCTCAGCGGACCGGTGCCGCCGCCGTCTTCATCTTCGAACTGAATGCCCGTTACGATATCGACGGAAGCGTGCGCTGGAATCCGGCCCGCCTGATCAATCACTCCTGCAACCCCAATTGCGAGACCCGGATCATTCGGGGACACATCTGGATCATCGCCCTGCGGGAGATCCAGGCCGGGGAGGAATTGACCTACGATTACGGATACGACCTCGAGCATTGGGAGGAACACCCCTGCCGATGCGGTGAGCCCAACTGCGTCGGTCATATCGTCCGCCGGGACCAGCACAAAAAGCTGAAGAAGATACTCGAGAAACGACGGCGGAAGGATTCGACCTGA
- a CDS encoding LysM peptidoglycan-binding domain-containing protein yields the protein MSPDIRPRSGCRFIRLIALGCVVLNGLPLAALTHSVRKGETLSSIASQYGVDVASLARENRLGDADLVKVGQRLEIPTGATPFQEYRVRKGDSLGSIATRFGVSAREISKANNLRDADFVQAGQTLRIPNPRFAGATYTVTKGDSLASIASRFNIPVNDLATANALRNADLLQIGQVLAIPGGGTSDPAKNTGDAGSGVATSPSSTPSAAYTVQKGDVLAEIADEQGVPVSVIVEANNLDNANLLQVGQTLIIPGGEPEPARPESTSPSTPAIQASTYTVKKGDNLASIAARQGVSVGAIARANDLRDTNLLVVGQELTIPSGHERTTAYTVRKGDSLGSIAARHRISVSDILAANRLARPDRIVPGQVLLLPSDAIAPPPPPKTVYPVIPSSVQRRMDAVKVKPGQWQHIVIHHSGTPIGSGKNIDRYHREERHMENGLAYHFVIGNGNGMRDGEIYIGGRWIKQIEGGHLAIHALNLNSIGICLIGNFEKDRPTTKQLNSLEALIRTLLAETGLPRSAVTTHKEIHPKHTLCPGRQFPTEAFEARLSK from the coding sequence ATGTCACCGGATATTCGACCCCGTTCCGGTTGCCGGTTCATCCGGCTGATTGCCCTGGGATGCGTCGTTCTGAACGGGCTTCCGCTCGCCGCTCTCACCCATTCGGTCCGGAAGGGCGAGACCCTCAGCTCGATCGCCAGTCAATACGGGGTGGATGTCGCCTCCCTGGCCCGCGAGAATCGCCTCGGCGATGCCGATCTGGTCAAGGTGGGACAACGCCTCGAGATCCCCACCGGAGCCACCCCCTTTCAGGAGTACCGGGTCCGGAAGGGCGACAGTCTGGGGTCGATCGCCACCCGTTTCGGGGTCTCGGCCAGGGAGATCTCCAAAGCCAACAATCTCCGGGATGCCGATTTCGTTCAGGCCGGGCAGACCCTGCGCATCCCCAATCCACGCTTTGCCGGCGCCACCTATACCGTGACCAAAGGCGACAGCCTGGCTTCGATCGCGTCCCGTTTCAACATCCCGGTGAATGACCTGGCAACAGCCAACGCCCTGCGCAACGCCGACCTCCTCCAGATCGGCCAAGTTCTGGCCATACCAGGCGGGGGAACCTCCGATCCGGCCAAGAACACCGGGGACGCCGGCTCGGGAGTCGCCACCTCCCCGTCTTCGACTCCCTCCGCCGCCTACACCGTGCAGAAAGGCGACGTCCTGGCCGAAATCGCCGACGAACAGGGAGTCCCGGTATCCGTGATCGTCGAAGCCAACAATCTGGACAACGCCAACCTCCTTCAGGTCGGCCAGACCCTCATCATTCCGGGCGGCGAACCGGAGCCCGCAAGACCGGAATCCACCTCTCCTTCCACCCCGGCCATCCAGGCGTCCACCTATACAGTGAAAAAAGGGGACAACCTTGCCTCCATCGCGGCCCGCCAGGGCGTCTCCGTCGGCGCCATCGCCCGCGCCAACGACCTCAGGGATACCAACCTTCTCGTGGTCGGGCAGGAGCTCACCATTCCGTCCGGCCACGAGCGGACCACCGCCTACACCGTCCGGAAAGGCGACTCCCTCGGCTCAATTGCGGCCCGTCACCGCATCTCGGTATCCGATATCCTCGCTGCCAATCGACTGGCCCGACCCGACCGGATCGTGCCGGGCCAGGTTCTTCTCCTGCCCTCCGACGCGATCGCCCCGCCACCACCTCCCAAGACCGTCTATCCGGTCATTCCATCCTCCGTTCAGCGCAGGATGGATGCGGTCAAGGTCAAACCGGGCCAGTGGCAACACATTGTCATTCATCACAGCGGGACACCCATCGGCAGCGGCAAGAACATCGATCGTTACCATCGGGAGGAACGGCATATGGAGAACGGGCTGGCCTATCACTTTGTCATCGGCAACGGCAACGGCATGCGCGACGGTGAGATCTACATCGGTGGCCGCTGGATCAAGCAGATCGAAGGTGGCCATCTGGCGATCCACGCACTCAACCTGAACAGTATCGGCATCTGCCTGATCGGGAATTTCGAGAAAGACCGGCCGACCACCAAGCAGCTGAACAGCCTTGAAGCCCTCATCCGCACCCTTCTGGCGGAGACCGGACTTCCCCGAAGCGCCGTGACCACCCACAAGGAGATCCACCCGAAGCACACCCTCTGCCCGGGTCGCCAGTTTCCCACCGAGGCCTTCGAAGCGCGACTGAGCAAGTGA
- a CDS encoding N-acetylmuramoyl-L-alanine amidase, which produces MAASYIELETLSPNTTPGRNERLGVVFHHTVLSFAETIEFMSKPENEVSYHCVIDTNGTRCRLVLDDAIAHHAGVSIFRERKGCNWFMLGCAFAGDTNADPLTDDQLASMLEWLAPRWTRYHWSIGWMTDHRQVAPDRKDDLNPIEWARVVDAIRKTFPDPQDTVPVP; this is translated from the coding sequence ATGGCAGCCTCCTACATCGAACTCGAAACACTCAGCCCGAATACCACTCCGGGACGCAATGAACGTCTCGGCGTCGTCTTCCACCACACCGTTCTCTCCTTCGCCGAGACGATCGAGTTCATGTCCAAACCTGAAAACGAGGTCAGCTATCACTGTGTGATCGACACCAACGGCACCCGATGCCGGCTGGTCCTGGACGATGCCATCGCCCATCACGCCGGTGTGTCCATCTTCAGGGAACGCAAGGGGTGCAACTGGTTCATGCTCGGCTGCGCCTTTGCCGGCGATACCAACGCCGATCCGTTGACTGACGATCAACTCGCCTCCATGCTCGAGTGGCTGGCCCCAAGATGGACGCGTTACCACTGGTCGATTGGATGGATGACGGACCACCGGCAGGTCGCCCCGGACCGCAAAGATGATCTCAATCCCATCGAATGGGCCCGGGTCGTGGATGCGATCCGGAAGACTTTCCCCGATCCACAAGACACTGTTCCCGTCCCCTGA
- a CDS encoding TetR family transcriptional regulator, protein MSQTPKADLSVQPDTRDRLLDAAEAIYSEKGLDGTSVRALTSLAGANLAAVGYHFGSKNALIQEAIRRRFEWLIFLRKEWLDQLEDRARPQLPDLEDVVDVLLRPILNPYPDQPERSADLRRFFSRVHSEPPDFQKSIPVKGFQETTDRFVRLFQRLLPELSAEDIYWRMHFSIGPLIGTLTHGHRLREFSRGLCNPDDIEDAITRLRSFICAGMRAPAKEHPIPSRRPA, encoded by the coding sequence ATGAGCCAAACACCCAAAGCCGACCTCTCCGTCCAGCCGGATACCCGGGACCGTCTGCTCGACGCCGCCGAAGCGATTTATTCCGAAAAAGGCCTCGATGGGACCTCTGTTCGGGCGCTGACCTCGCTGGCCGGGGCCAATCTGGCCGCCGTCGGCTACCATTTCGGTTCAAAGAACGCCCTGATCCAGGAAGCCATCCGGCGCCGCTTTGAGTGGTTGATTTTCCTGCGCAAGGAATGGCTGGACCAACTGGAAGACCGGGCCCGTCCGCAGTTGCCCGATCTGGAGGATGTTGTCGATGTGCTCCTCCGTCCGATCCTCAATCCCTATCCCGACCAACCCGAGCGGTCCGCCGACCTGCGCCGATTCTTTTCGCGCGTTCACTCGGAGCCACCGGACTTTCAGAAGAGTATCCCGGTGAAAGGCTTTCAGGAGACGACCGACCGGTTCGTCAGGCTCTTCCAGAGGCTTCTCCCGGAACTTTCCGCAGAAGACATCTATTGGAGAATGCATTTTTCGATCGGCCCGCTCATCGGCACCCTGACACACGGTCACCGCCTGCGCGAATTTTCACGCGGCCTCTGCAATCCGGATGATATCGAAGATGCAATCACCAGACTCCGCTCCTTCATCTGCGCCGGAATGCGTGCCCCGGCCAAAGAACACCCGATTCCGTCCCGCCGACCCGCCTGA
- a CDS encoding efflux transporter outer membrane subunit — MFRHRPTYLLITAIVLAGAGCATSPEPTERKPAVEPPSAWSAPTAEVTEPARPNTKAAGWLDQFHDPRLNALVAEALERNLDLQATAARLEAARASARIAGADQYPQLGAGLSGGRREIIFDETGGEPTKITSDSYGLSLDLSWEIDVWGRLRNRGSAAIADYEAAMADLDGARLSLVGNTAKFWFRTTTARQLLDLADETVSSFQSTVDLVRSRFESGISTSLELRLALANAAGARALKQLRAQEYEQAVRALEVLVGKYPANEIESVDELPELDRPVPAGLPSELLNRRPDIFAAERRLAASDQRVSEARKNLLPSLRLTASGGTASEDLTNIADLDYSVWSVIGGITQPLFQGGRLRANLDRSKAEAERVYLDYSRTVLTAFQEVENTLSGEQYLRARETALLEAALQSMGAQRLAEDEYAAGLTEIITVLESQRRALSAKNDYLSIREQRLRNRIDLHLALGGDFGPQTAVAAN, encoded by the coding sequence ATGTTTCGACATCGTCCGACTTACCTGCTGATTACCGCCATCGTCCTGGCCGGTGCCGGCTGCGCGACCAGCCCGGAGCCGACCGAGCGCAAGCCCGCGGTTGAACCGCCCTCCGCCTGGTCCGCGCCCACCGCGGAGGTCACCGAACCAGCCCGGCCGAATACCAAGGCCGCCGGATGGCTCGACCAGTTTCATGATCCGAGGCTCAATGCGCTTGTCGCCGAAGCCCTGGAGCGAAATCTCGATCTCCAGGCCACTGCCGCCCGGCTCGAGGCGGCCCGCGCTTCCGCCAGGATCGCAGGAGCGGACCAATACCCGCAACTGGGGGCGGGTCTGTCCGGCGGCCGTCGCGAGATCATCTTTGACGAAACCGGTGGCGAGCCGACCAAGATCACGTCGGACAGCTACGGGCTCTCGCTCGACCTGTCCTGGGAGATCGACGTCTGGGGTCGCCTCAGGAACCGCGGATCAGCCGCCATCGCCGACTATGAAGCCGCCATGGCGGACCTTGACGGAGCCCGGCTCTCCCTGGTCGGAAACACGGCGAAGTTCTGGTTCCGCACCACCACCGCCCGCCAACTCCTGGATCTGGCCGACGAGACTGTCTCCAGCTTTCAATCCACCGTTGATCTGGTTCGGAGCCGCTTCGAGAGCGGCATCAGCACATCCCTCGAACTCCGGCTTGCTCTTGCCAATGCGGCCGGCGCCCGTGCCCTCAAACAGTTGCGGGCCCAGGAGTATGAGCAGGCCGTCCGGGCCCTCGAGGTGCTCGTCGGGAAGTATCCCGCCAACGAAATCGAGTCGGTCGACGAGCTTCCTGAGCTGGACCGACCGGTGCCCGCCGGTCTGCCTTCGGAACTCCTCAACCGCCGACCCGACATCTTTGCGGCGGAGCGCCGCCTGGCGGCTTCCGACCAGAGGGTGAGCGAGGCCCGCAAGAACCTGTTGCCGAGTCTGCGTCTGACCGCCAGCGGCGGCACCGCCAGCGAAGACCTGACGAATATCGCCGACCTGGACTACTCCGTCTGGAGTGTGATCGGCGGAATAACCCAACCCCTTTTTCAAGGCGGACGTCTTCGGGCCAATCTTGACCGATCCAAGGCCGAAGCCGAGCGTGTCTATCTCGATTATTCCCGCACCGTCCTGACCGCTTTCCAGGAGGTCGAGAACACCCTGTCGGGAGAGCAGTACCTGAGGGCCCGCGAAACGGCCCTGCTCGAAGCCGCCCTCCAATCCATGGGCGCCCAACGCCTGGCCGAGGATGAATATGCGGCCGGCCTGACCGAAATCATCACCGTTCTCGAATCCCAGCGCCGGGCCCTCAGCGCCAAGAACGATTACCTTTCCATCCGCGAACAACGTCTCCGTAACCGCATCGATCTTCACCTCGCCCTCGGCGGCGATTTCGGCCCGCAAACAGCCGTCGCGGCCAACTGA
- a CDS encoding efflux RND transporter periplasmic adaptor subunit: MKKLYKVLLPIGIVCVAVGITVVLVKSKKKPETKPVEIKPTLVQVIPAESKTETFRVRTQGTVMPRTESTLTSEVSGRILSVSPAFYAGGVFETGDVLLEIDPSNYQSAVAQAEFTLEQARLRYAQEEARAEQARKEWGSLSTGKPSPLALREPQLQAEAANVEWAQAALDKARQDLDRTTIRAQFTGMVREKKADIGQYVTVGTPLGTVFAIDVAEVRLPISLDQLAYLDLPTSFQGKIKSQLAPPVTLTASFGGMEHTWNGTIVRTEGAIDLDSRMITCVAQVDDPYSVRHESTGMPLTIGLFVEAVIEGRTVDNVVVLPRQALRGSDRILVVDENNSLSTRNVEVIKADADEVIITEGLEVGELVCLTALEFVVEGMAVEAVSPDGSPLASNGAALAEVPESKGDRS, translated from the coding sequence ATGAAAAAGCTCTACAAGGTTCTCCTCCCGATCGGCATCGTCTGCGTCGCCGTCGGCATCACCGTTGTCCTCGTCAAATCCAAGAAGAAGCCCGAGACCAAACCGGTCGAGATCAAGCCGACCCTCGTCCAGGTCATTCCGGCCGAGTCGAAGACCGAGACCTTTCGCGTCCGCACCCAGGGCACCGTTATGCCCCGGACCGAATCGACCCTGACCTCCGAAGTCTCCGGCCGCATCCTGAGTGTCTCGCCGGCCTTTTACGCAGGCGGTGTCTTCGAAACGGGCGACGTCCTGTTGGAAATCGATCCCAGCAATTACCAGTCCGCGGTCGCACAGGCGGAGTTCACTCTGGAGCAGGCCCGCCTGCGCTACGCCCAGGAAGAAGCCCGGGCCGAACAGGCCCGCAAGGAATGGGGTTCCCTCTCCACCGGCAAACCCTCTCCGCTCGCCCTGCGTGAGCCGCAACTCCAGGCCGAAGCGGCCAATGTCGAATGGGCGCAGGCCGCACTCGACAAGGCAAGGCAGGACCTGGACCGGACGACCATCCGTGCCCAGTTCACCGGCATGGTTCGCGAGAAGAAAGCGGATATCGGACAGTATGTGACAGTGGGGACTCCGCTCGGGACCGTCTTTGCGATCGACGTGGCGGAAGTCCGACTGCCCATTTCGCTCGATCAACTGGCCTACCTGGATCTTCCCACCTCCTTCCAGGGAAAGATCAAGTCGCAACTGGCCCCACCCGTCACCCTGACCGCCAGCTTCGGCGGGATGGAACACACCTGGAATGGCACCATTGTCCGCACTGAAGGTGCCATCGACCTCGACAGCCGGATGATCACCTGTGTGGCCCAGGTTGATGACCCCTATTCCGTACGCCACGAGTCGACCGGCATGCCTCTGACCATCGGGCTCTTTGTTGAAGCAGTTATCGAAGGTCGAACCGTCGACAATGTCGTCGTCCTTCCCCGTCAGGCCCTCCGGGGATCCGACCGGATTCTCGTTGTCGACGAGAACAACAGCCTGAGCACCCGGAACGTCGAGGTGATCAAGGCCGACGCCGACGAGGTCATCATCACCGAGGGCCTCGAGGTCGGCGAGCTGGTCTGCCTGACCGCCCTTGAGTTTGTCGTGGAAGGCATGGCCGTCGAAGCAGTCTCCCCGGACGGCAGTCCCCTCGCCTCCAACGGCGCCGCCCTGGCCGAAGTCCCCGAATCGAAAGGAGACCGGTCATGA
- a CDS encoding efflux RND transporter permease subunit — MSQMNEGIIAWFARNPVAANLLMAVIMAAGLFTAFSIKKEVFPEFSIEMVNINVAYRGGSPQEVEEGVLVRIEEAIQAVDGIKKIRSQAREGFGTVTVEMRNGYDMQKLVNDIKVRVDGISTFPVETERPIIEELTTRNEVLWINLYGDVDDITLKRLADRVRDELTALPEISQADAFSPSFEISIEVSESKLREYGLTFDDVARAVRRSSVDLPAGSIRTAGGEISLRTKGQAYTGAEYESLVLLTRPDGTRIVLGDVARVVDGFVESNFESRFNRKKSASVRVLRVGEQSALDVAKAAKAYVAQANERLPDGVTLQVWSDGSKFLKDRLSMLLRNCVSGLVLVFLSLTLFLRLKLAIWVCLGIPLSFLGALWLMPMPFMDISINMITLFGFLVVIGIVVDDAIVVGENVYTVSQKEGFGVESAIKGAQEVAVPVTFGVLTTIVAFIPMLMVPGVNGKIWSGIGLVVIATLVFSLIESKLILPAHLASMKPREHDRSKLGRFDRFQRLFGDALQWWIRKVYQPSLAFALRNRYATLAAFVGVLIVSIGLIVSGIVRFVFFPNIESDYLNANVQMSQGTPASFTFETALRMQDAIYEVKEEAEADGEDVIANVLLLQQSDTEIQFWVEMSPSEKRTLKGSEIARRWREKVGAIPGANSVTFSGTIANSGAPIDVQLTSQNTEQLQAAANDLKNALRQYSGVFDIRDTSNLGKQEIMLAIKPEAETLGLTLSDLGRQVRQGFYGEEAQRIQRGRDDIRVMVRYPKTERESLGYLESMRIRTPGGAEVPFSNVAEASMGRGYSTIQRVDRKRIVSVQADIDKEAIAPDTVRNDIRDKIIPEILRKYPQVNYSQEGEAREQADSLNSLAMGGLLSAFLIFALMAVPLKSYLQPLIIMSVIPFGLIGAVLGHILMGHPVSILSMCGMIALAGVVVNDSLVMVDYINRAIGRGESLTEAVKEAGVARFRPILLTSLTTFAGLSPLLLEKSLQAQILIPMAISLAFGVAFATVITLMLIPCLYLVLYDLKALFSSKSAHEIVVENREAVSVGGR, encoded by the coding sequence ATGAGCCAGATGAACGAAGGCATCATCGCCTGGTTCGCACGGAACCCGGTGGCGGCCAACCTGCTCATGGCCGTGATCATGGCCGCCGGTCTCTTCACCGCCTTCAGTATCAAGAAGGAGGTCTTTCCGGAGTTTTCCATCGAAATGGTCAACATCAACGTGGCCTACCGTGGAGGCTCTCCCCAGGAAGTGGAAGAGGGCGTGCTCGTGCGCATCGAGGAAGCCATCCAGGCGGTTGACGGCATCAAGAAGATCCGCTCCCAGGCCCGCGAGGGTTTCGGCACCGTCACCGTGGAAATGCGCAACGGCTACGACATGCAGAAGCTGGTCAATGACATCAAGGTCCGGGTCGACGGCATCTCGACCTTCCCCGTCGAGACCGAGCGGCCCATCATCGAGGAGCTGACCACCCGCAACGAGGTCCTCTGGATCAACCTCTACGGCGACGTGGACGACATCACCCTCAAACGTCTGGCCGACAGGGTTCGGGACGAACTCACCGCGCTTCCGGAGATCAGCCAGGCGGACGCCTTCTCGCCGAGCTTCGAGATCTCCATCGAGGTCTCCGAGTCCAAGCTGCGTGAATACGGTCTGACCTTTGACGATGTGGCCCGGGCGGTCCGCCGTTCCTCCGTCGATCTGCCGGCCGGGTCGATCCGGACGGCCGGCGGCGAAATCAGCCTCCGGACCAAGGGCCAGGCCTATACCGGAGCGGAATACGAATCGCTCGTCCTGTTGACCCGTCCCGACGGCACCCGCATCGTCCTCGGCGACGTCGCCAGGGTCGTCGACGGGTTTGTCGAATCCAACTTCGAGTCCCGCTTCAATCGCAAGAAGTCGGCCAGCGTCCGCGTCCTCCGGGTCGGCGAACAGAGCGCTCTCGATGTGGCCAAGGCGGCCAAGGCCTACGTGGCGCAAGCCAATGAGCGCCTCCCCGACGGCGTCACCCTGCAGGTCTGGTCCGACGGATCGAAATTCCTCAAGGACCGCCTGAGCATGCTCCTGCGCAATTGCGTCAGCGGGCTCGTCCTCGTCTTCCTTTCCCTCACCCTCTTTCTCCGTCTCAAGCTGGCCATCTGGGTCTGCCTGGGGATTCCCCTCTCCTTCCTCGGTGCCCTCTGGCTCATGCCCATGCCCTTCATGGACATCTCGATCAACATGATCACGCTCTTCGGCTTCCTTGTCGTAATCGGTATCGTGGTCGACGACGCGATTGTGGTGGGAGAAAACGTATACACCGTGTCCCAGAAGGAGGGGTTCGGGGTGGAAAGCGCCATCAAGGGAGCCCAGGAGGTCGCCGTGCCGGTGACCTTCGGCGTGCTCACCACCATCGTCGCCTTCATTCCCATGCTCATGGTCCCCGGGGTCAACGGGAAGATCTGGAGCGGCATTGGGCTCGTCGTCATCGCCACCCTCGTCTTCTCCCTGATCGAGTCCAAGCTCATCCTGCCGGCCCACCTCGCCTCGATGAAGCCGCGCGAGCATGATCGTTCGAAACTCGGCCGCTTTGACCGATTCCAGCGCCTCTTCGGCGACGCCCTCCAATGGTGGATCCGGAAGGTCTACCAACCGTCCCTCGCCTTCGCCCTGCGCAACCGCTACGCCACCCTCGCCGCCTTTGTCGGCGTCCTGATCGTCTCCATCGGCCTGATCGTCAGCGGGATCGTCCGGTTTGTCTTCTTCCCCAACATCGAGTCGGATTACCTCAATGCCAACGTTCAGATGTCCCAAGGCACTCCCGCCTCGTTCACCTTCGAGACCGCTCTGCGGATGCAGGACGCCATCTACGAGGTGAAGGAGGAAGCCGAGGCCGACGGAGAGGACGTCATCGCCAATGTGCTTCTCCTGCAACAAAGCGACACGGAAATCCAGTTCTGGGTTGAGATGTCACCGTCCGAAAAGCGGACGCTCAAGGGATCGGAGATCGCCCGGCGCTGGCGTGAAAAGGTCGGCGCGATACCCGGGGCCAACAGCGTTACCTTTTCCGGCACCATCGCCAACAGCGGCGCACCGATCGACGTGCAGCTGACCAGCCAGAATACCGAGCAACTCCAAGCCGCCGCCAATGATCTGAAGAATGCCCTTCGCCAGTACTCGGGTGTCTTCGACATCCGCGACACGTCCAACCTCGGCAAACAGGAAATCATGCTGGCGATCAAGCCGGAGGCCGAAACCCTCGGCCTGACCCTGTCGGACCTGGGCCGCCAGGTTCGTCAGGGCTTTTACGGAGAAGAGGCCCAGCGAATCCAGCGGGGCCGCGACGATATCCGCGTCATGGTCCGTTATCCGAAGACGGAAAGGGAATCCCTCGGCTACCTTGAAAGCATGCGGATCCGCACTCCCGGCGGCGCCGAAGTGCCGTTCTCCAACGTGGCCGAGGCCTCCATGGGCCGCGGCTACTCGACCATCCAGCGGGTGGACCGCAAACGCATCGTCTCCGTCCAGGCGGACATCGACAAGGAAGCCATCGCTCCGGACACCGTGCGAAACGACATCAGGGACAAGATCATTCCCGAGATCCTCCGCAAGTATCCACAAGTCAACTACAGCCAGGAAGGAGAGGCCCGCGAGCAGGCCGATTCCCTCAACAGTCTCGCCATGGGCGGCCTCCTTTCCGCCTTTCTCATCTTTGCCCTCATGGCCGTCCCGCTGAAATCCTACCTTCAGCCGCTCATCATCATGTCCGTCATTCCCTTCGGCCTGATCGGAGCGGTGCTCGGACATATCCTGATGGGGCATCCGGTCAGCATCCTCTCCATGTGCGGCATGATCGCCCTGGCCGGCGTCGTCGTGAATGACAGCCTGGTCATGGTCGACTACATCAACCGGGCGATCGGCCGCGGCGAGTCGCTGACCGAGGCGGTGAAAGAGGCCGGGGTCGCCCGTTTCCGACCGATTCTTCTGACCTCGCTCACCACCTTCGCCGGCCTTTCGCCGCTCCTCCTGGAAAAGAGCCTGCAGGCCCAGATCCTCATCCCGATGGCCATCTCCCTCGCTTTCGGCGTGGCCTTCGCCACCGTCATCACCCTCATGCTCATCCCCTGCCTCTACCTGGTCCTCTACGACCTGAAGGCTCTGTTCAGCTCAAAGAGCGCTCATGAGATCGTGGTCGAGAACCGTGAGGCGGTTTCCGTAGGGGGACGCTAG